The Montipora foliosa isolate CH-2021 chromosome 1, ASM3666993v2, whole genome shotgun sequence DNA segment GTTGGTATGGAAAATGTCAACCTATCTTCTTTTGCAAAACGTTTGGGTGTGACATTTGACGACACCATGTCATTTGATAATCAAATTAGCAATGTGTGCAAATCATCGTTCTATAGTCTACGTAACATTTCTAGAATTCGTAAATACCTAGATAAAGAATCTGCTGCTACTTTAATTCATGCCTACATTACATCGaaattggactattgtaattccCTGTTAGTTGGTATGCCCAAGTTTCAGTTACAGCGGCTTCAATACGTCCAAAACACAGCAGCTAGAGTAGTTTGTCAAGGAAGAAAATACGACCATATTACACCAATGTTACAAGAACTCCATTGGTTACCTATTCACTATAGAACCGTATTTAAGATTATACGAACTGTGTTTAAATGTCTTAACACTGAAGCACCTGagtatttgaaaagaaaactacattACAGGCAGTATTCAAGATCATTACGTTCTGTCTCAAATAAGCTATTGAAAGAACCCAGGTCACGCACAAAAACATATGGCGATAGAGCTTTTTCTAACATCGCCCCAAGACTGTGGAACAGTATTCCAAATGATATACGAAGCATCACGAACattcaaactttaaaaacaaagttgaaaacgtatcttttcaagaaatatttagaTAATTCCCCATTATTCTAGAACCTTATTGTaacttatattattactatcatatttttaggtatttttaattactagagtattttcttattcattttatcattattatgcttAGATAGAAAGgtcaattattgtaaagcgccttgaacataggacatgagcgctatataaatacctattattattattatt contains these protein-coding regions:
- the LOC137969540 gene encoding uncharacterized protein, with the protein product MYADDNQLYLSFVTQDVDQAKSKIEECITSICKWMGVHELKLNHDKTEIMMFHSKFRVPPAVQSLRVGMENVNLSSFAKRLGVTFDDTMSFDNQISNVCKSSFYSLRNISRIRKYLDKESAATLIHAYITSKLDYCNSLLVGMPKFQLQRLQYVQNTAARVVCQGRKYDHITPMLQELHWLPIHYRTVFKIIRTVFKCLNTEAPEYLKRKLHYRQYSRSLRSVSNKLLKEPRSRTKTYGDRAFSNIAPRLWNSIPNDIRSITNIQTLKTKLKTYLFKKYLDNSPLF